Part of the Gracilimonas sp. genome is shown below.
GATTGATGTAGACAATGTGGGTGACTTAGGTCCTTTCCTGGATTATGACGCAGCTCTGCAGGAAATCAGAAATCTTCTGGATGAAGCTCAAACCGATCTGAATGCAGCAGGCTCAAGTTTTGCCTTTGTACTGACGGATGGTTTTGATGAATTTAGCACACCGGCTGAATTTGTTAACCTTAACCGGGCTATCGCAGCACGAGCTGCAATTTATGCTGAAGACTGGGATGCAGCAGTAACGGCTGTTGAAGATGCTGCTCCTTTCTTTGAGTTAGCTACAGGTGCAGATGTAATGAATAAAGGCGGGTACCATGTTTATGGTGATCCACCTGATATTTTCAACCCATTCTATTACGTGCCGAACACAACTTCTGTTCAGTTGCCAATGGCACATCCTTCACTGGTTGATAGTGCAGAAGCAGGTGATATGCGTATCGACAACAAAATCTTTGTCAGGAATGATACCTTAACCCTTCAGGGTTTGGGGTCACCTTACCAGGATAATCGTTTTTCAGGAACCGGAGATTCATTCCCGTTCTTTAGAAATGAGGAGCTGATTCTGATTTACGCAGAAGCACTAGCACAGCGAAACCAGGGAACCGACTTAGTTGATGCCGTTGACGCTATCAACGTAGTTCGAAACACCTGGGGACTGGGTGACTACTTAAGTGCCAACCAGTCTGATATCATCGATCAAATTCTGTTTGAGCGACGATACTCACTGTGGTTTGAAGGCGGCCATCGCTGGATAGATGCCAGAAGATATGATCGTCTGGATGATCTGCCATTGGATGGAGGTCAGATTTACGAATACATAGCACGGCCACAATCTGAACTTTAAGTTCAAATGTGGTTGATTTAAGGCTTAAAGAGCCCTCAAAAATTTGAGGGCTCTTTTTTTATGTATAAACTTTATCTTTGGCTCTATGATGTACGATTTTACTATTGTTGGAGCCGGAATTGTAGGGCTCTCCACGGCTTATAAATTATCCCTCAAATATCCTGAAGCACGTATTCTCGTTTTAGAGAAAGAGAATAAAGTGGCGGCTCACCAAACAGGAAAAAACTCCGGGGTTATTCATTCGGGTATCTACTACAAGCCCGGCAGTTATAAAGCTAAGAACTGCGTGGATGGTCGTCATCAGCTGGTTGACTTCTGCAAAAAGCATGGCGTGGCCATAGAAATATGCGGCAAGGTAATTGTTGCTGCTGATGAGAGTGAAGTACCCAAACTTAAAGAGATTTATGAGCGCGGACTTCAAAATGAAATCGAAGGCATCGAGCTTATTGATGCTGACCGGCTGAACGAGCTGGAGCCCTATGTGCAGGGAGTAGCAGCTATCCATGTGCCGTGCTCCGGTATTGTAGATTACGCAGGCATGTGCCGCAAGCTGATGGGGCTTTTGGAAGAGGGAAATGGCAAAGTCAGGTTTAACAGTGCTGTTTCGAATATTTCGAATAAAGGGGATGAAGTTATAATCGAAGCCGGCGGCGATAAAATCAGCACCCGGTTCTTAATCAATTGTGCAGGGTTATATTCTGATCACGTGGCTCGCTTTGCAGGCGTTCATTCCCCGGTAAAAATTGTTCCGTTTAAGGGAGAGTATTACGAGCTCAAACCCGAAGCCGAATATCTTGTAAATGATTTGATTTACCCGCTGCCCAACCCTGAGTTTCCGTTTTTGGGGGTGCACTTTACGCGAATGGCTCTTGGTGGAATTGAATGCGGACCCAACGCAGTGTTTGCCTTCAAGAGAGAAGGGTATAAAAAGCTTTCCTTCAATCTGAAGGAAACAACTGAAACCTTCAACTTCCCCGGCTTCTGGAAAATGGCTAAAGAACACTGGCGAATGGGTTTGGATGAGTATAAGCGCTCCTTCTCCAAAAAAGCCTTTGTAAAAGGACTGCAAAAATTAATCCCGGACGTACGGGAAGAACACCTTAAAGTATCCCCGGCAGGAATCCGGGCTATGGCACTTCAACCGAACGGAGAAATCCTGGACGACTTCTACTTTGAAGTGGTTGATCGCCAAATCCATGTGCTTAATGCTCCGAGTCCGGCCGCTACAGCCGGCCTTGCTATAGGTGATGAAATCGTGAAAAGGGTGGAAGCTAATTTTAAACCTCAGCCTAAGTTATTTGTTTCCTGATTAGATTTGCTATGAATTTACTGATAGGTTTCGACATGCAGAAGTTTATGATTTAGTGTTTGCTTAAATCACAAAAGTTTACTGAACTTAGTATTGATATTATCCTGAATTAACCTCAAACTTCTGCCCTAACAAAGCAGGAGTTTTTTTGATTCAACGCGACAACCTTACCCGCCAGCTGTATGCACAGGATGCTTCCATGTATCAGGAATTTCCGGAAGGAGTTTCTTTTCCCAAATCCGGCGAGGATATCCGGCGACTGGTAATAAAAGCCAACGAAGATAAGTTCACTATTACAGCCAGAAGTGCGGGAACCAGCCTGGCCGGGCAGACTACCGGTGGCGGTGTCATCATGGACGTATCTCGCTATATGAATCAAATTCTTACGCTTGATGGCGAGCAACATATAGCGCATGTACAGCCGGGTGTTATCCGCGATACGCTGAACCGGGAAGCGGCAAAACATCAGCTTCTTTTCGGGCCCGACACAGCTACGACCAACCGCTGCATGATTGGCGGGATGATTGGAAACAACTCCTCGGGTTCCTATTCCATCAAGTACAAAACAACGCGCGAGCATACTCTTGAAATTGAAGCCGTGCTGAGTGATGGATCAACGGCTATTTTTAAACCGCTGACATCCGAAGAGCTCGAAGGGAAAAAGAAACTCGATAACTTAGAAGGGCATATTTACCGTTCTATGCTCAGGCTGATAGAGCGAAACCGTGAGCTGATTCAGAACAGTTATCCCCATCCGGAAATCATTCGCCGAAACACCGGTTACGCTCTGGATAAACTCTGTGAGATGCAGCCGTTTGATCCCAACGGTAGAAAATTCAACCTCTGTGAATTGCTTTGTGGAAGTGAGGGGACGCTGGCTATGACCGTTTCAGCCAGGCTGAACCTGAGTACATTGGATCAGCACAAACTGGTGGTCGTTCCACAGTTCGAAACGCTGGAAGAGGCGATGCGTGCGGCCGTTGAGATTGTAAATTTTGATCCGGCAGCTGTCGAACTGGTAGATCATATCATTTTGAATGCCACCAAAGGCAATATAGAACAGCGCAAGAACAGGTTCTTTTTGGAGGGTGAACCCAACTATATCCTTATCACTCAGTTTGAAGGTAATGACCCTGAGGAACTCCAAAAGCGGGCTGAGCAAGTTTCGGCTAAGCTGAGTGAAAAGTCTT
Proteins encoded:
- a CDS encoding RagB/SusD family nutrient uptake outer membrane protein; its protein translation is MKYLNKLLLIVLLSAGISACDFLDPNEISDPNNPSIEGVLSDASKAQLQNLVTGLTERHRATTGANNIMSTFGREIYPLFASDPRFVNQWVGVGADANAEEDPTFFGSGGTYTTPYQAIRQGNVLIQSANNSNAISDQERNGYLGVAKTLQAYSYLIPLNVQYTNGIRIDVDNVGDLGPFLDYDAALQEIRNLLDEAQTDLNAAGSSFAFVLTDGFDEFSTPAEFVNLNRAIAARAAIYAEDWDAAVTAVEDAAPFFELATGADVMNKGGYHVYGDPPDIFNPFYYVPNTTSVQLPMAHPSLVDSAEAGDMRIDNKIFVRNDTLTLQGLGSPYQDNRFSGTGDSFPFFRNEELILIYAEALAQRNQGTDLVDAVDAINVVRNTWGLGDYLSANQSDIIDQILFERRYSLWFEGGHRWIDARRYDRLDDLPLDGGQIYEYIARPQSEL
- the lhgO gene encoding L-2-hydroxyglutarate oxidase gives rise to the protein MYDFTIVGAGIVGLSTAYKLSLKYPEARILVLEKENKVAAHQTGKNSGVIHSGIYYKPGSYKAKNCVDGRHQLVDFCKKHGVAIEICGKVIVAADESEVPKLKEIYERGLQNEIEGIELIDADRLNELEPYVQGVAAIHVPCSGIVDYAGMCRKLMGLLEEGNGKVRFNSAVSNISNKGDEVIIEAGGDKISTRFLINCAGLYSDHVARFAGVHSPVKIVPFKGEYYELKPEAEYLVNDLIYPLPNPEFPFLGVHFTRMALGGIECGPNAVFAFKREGYKKLSFNLKETTETFNFPGFWKMAKEHWRMGLDEYKRSFSKKAFVKGLQKLIPDVREEHLKVSPAGIRAMALQPNGEILDDFYFEVVDRQIHVLNAPSPAATAGLAIGDEIVKRVEANFKPQPKLFVS